In a genomic window of Chengkuizengella sediminis:
- the cas2 gene encoding CRISPR-associated endonuclease Cas2, which translates to MLVLITYDVSTVSSGGQTRLRKVSKACQNYGQRVQNSVFECIVDTTQFASLKLELIDIIDEKHDSLRFYRLGKNYKTKVEHIGVKDSIDIEEPLIF; encoded by the coding sequence TTGTTAGTGTTAATTACCTATGATGTAAGCACTGTGAGTAGTGGAGGGCAAACGAGGTTACGAAAAGTATCTAAAGCATGTCAAAATTATGGTCAACGAGTTCAAAACTCAGTATTTGAGTGTATAGTAGATACTACTCAATTTGCCTCTTTAAAATTAGAACTTATTGATATTATAGATGAAAAACATGATAGTCTAAGGTTTTATCGATTAGGTAAAAATTATAAGACTAAAGTAGAACATATAGGCGTGAAGGATTCTATCGATATCGAAGAACCTTTAATTTTTTAG
- the cas7c gene encoding type I-C CRISPR-associated protein Cas7/Csd2, which produces MTILDHKIDFAVVLSVTKANPNGDPLNGNRPRQNYDGHGEISDVSLKRKIRNRLQDEGESIFVQSNDRKIDDFKSLRERAEGNIALQEILKSKNSSSDEFAAIACEQWIDVRSFGQVFAFKGTGKGTGVSVGVRGPVSIHTATSVDPIDITSMQITKSVNSEPGKEKGSDTMGMKHRADFGVYIFHGSINTQLAEKTRFTNEDAQKIKKALVTLFENDTSAARPDGSMEVHKVFWWEHNSKLGQYSSAKVHRLLDIKKHKPEPKEFKDYAIELGELDNLKVEIIDGL; this is translated from the coding sequence ATGACAATATTAGATCATAAAATTGATTTTGCAGTTGTATTATCTGTAACTAAAGCCAATCCGAATGGTGATCCATTAAATGGAAATCGACCAAGACAAAACTATGATGGGCATGGAGAAATATCAGATGTTAGTTTAAAACGAAAAATCAGAAATCGCTTACAAGATGAAGGGGAATCTATCTTTGTTCAATCTAATGATCGTAAAATTGATGATTTTAAAAGTTTAAGAGAGCGTGCTGAAGGCAATATAGCACTACAGGAAATATTAAAATCTAAGAACAGCTCAAGTGATGAGTTTGCAGCGATTGCATGTGAACAGTGGATTGATGTACGGAGTTTTGGACAAGTTTTTGCATTTAAAGGAACAGGTAAAGGAACAGGAGTATCTGTTGGTGTTAGAGGACCTGTTTCAATTCATACTGCAACAAGTGTAGATCCCATTGATATTACGAGTATGCAAATTACCAAAAGTGTGAATTCTGAGCCTGGCAAAGAGAAAGGTTCAGATACAATGGGGATGAAACATCGTGCAGATTTTGGTGTCTATATCTTTCACGGAAGCATCAATACACAACTAGCAGAAAAAACTAGATTCACAAATGAAGATGCACAAAAGATAAAAAAAGCGCTAGTAACATTGTTTGAAAATGATACTTCAGCTGCTAGACCAGATGGGAGCATGGAAGTGCATAAAGTTTTTTGGTGGGAACATAATTCAAAATTGGGTCAATATTCCTCAGCTAAAGTGCATCGTTTATTAGATATAAAGAAACATAAACCAGAACCAAAGGAGTTTAAAGATTACGCTATAGAGCTAGGTGAATTAGATAATTTAAAAGTTGAGATTATAGATGGGCTTTAG
- the cas3 gene encoding CRISPR-associated helicase Cas3' translates to MHYIAHIRESDKHIQTVKEHLLEVKELAESFGAKIGVKHLAGLAGLLHDLGKYTDEFRNYILEAIKNLDAPPKKGSVDHSTAGGKLLYNLFHTDQKNDQEIDLLLFKMIVAEIVGNAIISHHSYLQDFLSPNLESDYLKRVRDKKIIDFDKTKQYFFNYVMSEADFHEYVNKAVEELKQFNEKNSDEIFEKKLMFLTKFIFSALIDADRTNTRLFEENKIDETKQNHQELFELYYTRLMDKLNSFKNDPDATKPINVLRTNMSDQCEQFAEHESGIYTLSIPTGGGKTLASLRYALKHAIIHNKKRIIYVVPYTTIIEQNAKEIRDILDDSRNILEHHSNVVEHEIDDDENEDGTMSLQEKLSLAKDNWDSPIIFTTMVQFLDVFYAKGTRNIRRLHNLSEAVIIFDEVQKVPISCISLFNESLNFLKNYCHSSIILCTATQPALDFVKHHLDINKKPEIIKQLDHVVEAFKRVEIIDRATNETFNNDKLYEFIEEQMEQVQSVLVILNTKAVVKDLYNLLNEKISGIPIYHLSTSMCGAHRKEILNEVRDRLEATQPIICISTPLIEAGVDISFDCVVRSLAGLDSIAQAAGRCNRHGKEDFQYAYVIDHEEENLAHLKEIQKGKKISSEILKDLKQDRTSYGGHILSRLAMKKYFKEFYIELETNLYYFVKKLKRNMTELLMETRNNNSYHKAFRENTKQAFPLISVNSYKTAAKHFHVIEEVATSIIVPYGDDKDEGKDIIAELNSNHSIQDFTILLRNAQQYTINLYPNEYEQLVQNKGLESCLDGKILVLKEAAYDGEFGLNVKNDSRFGLLDY, encoded by the coding sequence ATGCATTATATCGCGCATATTCGTGAAAGCGATAAACATATACAAACTGTAAAAGAACACTTATTAGAAGTAAAAGAGCTAGCTGAATCATTTGGAGCGAAGATAGGTGTAAAACATTTGGCAGGTCTTGCAGGATTACTTCATGATTTAGGAAAATATACGGATGAGTTTAGAAATTACATACTAGAAGCCATAAAAAATCTTGATGCACCACCTAAAAAAGGAAGTGTAGATCATTCCACTGCGGGAGGCAAATTACTATACAATCTTTTTCATACTGATCAAAAAAACGATCAAGAAATAGATCTTCTTCTTTTTAAAATGATAGTAGCTGAAATCGTAGGTAATGCCATCATATCACATCATTCATATCTTCAAGACTTTTTGAGTCCAAATTTAGAATCAGATTATTTAAAAAGAGTCCGAGATAAAAAGATAATTGATTTTGATAAAACTAAACAATACTTTTTTAACTATGTTATGAGTGAAGCGGATTTTCATGAGTATGTCAATAAGGCGGTTGAAGAACTTAAACAGTTTAATGAAAAGAATTCAGATGAAATTTTCGAGAAAAAACTTATGTTTTTAACAAAATTTATCTTTAGTGCTTTAATTGATGCTGACAGGACTAACACAAGATTATTTGAAGAAAATAAAATAGACGAGACGAAACAAAACCATCAGGAGTTGTTTGAACTATATTATACAAGGCTCATGGACAAACTTAATTCATTTAAAAATGATCCAGATGCTACTAAACCTATTAACGTTTTAAGAACGAATATGTCAGATCAGTGCGAACAATTCGCTGAACATGAATCCGGAATATATACATTATCTATCCCAACAGGTGGTGGGAAAACATTAGCAAGTTTAAGATATGCATTAAAACACGCTATAATACACAACAAGAAGCGTATTATTTATGTCGTACCCTATACAACGATCATTGAACAAAATGCAAAGGAAATTCGAGATATATTAGATGATTCTAGGAATATTTTAGAGCACCATTCAAATGTGGTAGAGCATGAGATTGACGATGATGAGAACGAAGATGGGACTATGAGTTTGCAGGAAAAGTTAAGTTTAGCCAAAGACAATTGGGATTCACCGATAATATTCACTACAATGGTTCAGTTTCTTGATGTTTTTTATGCAAAAGGAACGAGGAATATTAGACGACTCCACAACCTATCTGAAGCGGTTATTATATTTGACGAAGTTCAGAAAGTACCTATTTCTTGTATCTCATTATTTAATGAGTCTTTAAATTTTTTAAAAAACTACTGTCATTCGAGTATTATTCTTTGCACAGCTACTCAACCTGCTTTAGATTTTGTAAAACATCATTTGGATATTAACAAGAAGCCAGAAATCATCAAACAGTTGGATCATGTTGTAGAAGCATTTAAACGAGTAGAAATCATTGACAGGGCAACGAATGAAACATTTAACAATGACAAACTCTACGAATTTATTGAAGAGCAAATGGAACAAGTTCAAAGTGTATTAGTGATATTAAATACGAAAGCGGTTGTGAAAGATTTATACAATCTCTTGAATGAGAAAATAAGCGGGATTCCAATTTACCATCTGAGTACTTCAATGTGTGGTGCACATCGTAAAGAAATTTTAAACGAGGTGAGGGACCGGCTTGAAGCCACTCAGCCTATTATATGTATTAGCACCCCGTTGATTGAAGCAGGGGTAGACATAAGTTTTGATTGTGTGGTTCGTTCGTTAGCTGGATTAGATTCTATTGCTCAGGCAGCAGGCAGATGTAATCGTCATGGGAAAGAGGATTTTCAATATGCTTATGTAATTGATCATGAAGAGGAGAATCTAGCTCACTTAAAAGAAATACAAAAGGGTAAAAAAATATCAAGTGAAATTCTAAAAGACTTAAAACAAGATCGTACTAGTTATGGTGGGCATATTTTGTCAAGACTGGCAATGAAGAAGTATTTTAAAGAGTTTTATATCGAATTAGAGACCAATTTATATTATTTTGTAAAAAAATTAAAAAGAAACATGACAGAATTATTGATGGAAACTAGAAATAACAATAGTTATCATAAAGCCTTTCGTGAAAATACGAAGCAAGCCTTTCCATTAATTTCAGTAAATAGCTATAAAACGGCGGCAAAACATTTTCATGTGATTGAAGAAGTTGCCACTTCTATAATTGTACCTTATGGTGATGATAAAGATGAAGGGAAAGATATCATTGCGGAATTAAACAGTAATCACTCTATTCAAGATTTTACAATATTATTACGGAATGCTCAGCAATATACCATCAATCTATATCCGAATGAATATGAACAATTAGTTCAAAACAAGGGATTAGAAAGTTGTTTAGATGGCAAGATTTTAGTTTTAAAAGAAGCTGCTTATGACGGTGAATTCGGACTTAATGTAAAAAATGATAGTAGATTTGGACTTCTTGACTATTAA
- a CDS encoding RsiV family protein — MNKKISDYYNAEMMEIKLSATEYLEDMKQYDIPVSKSVLNMDYKLIEAGDLVSIVITIRTYIGGATDMSRVMSVNIINEPVGKQVGISDIFDVNSLNHLILQYMSYNKKNYSTFSTGELTLQSVREDQAFYIENNTLYILFNKYEIAPGAGEIQTIAIPL; from the coding sequence ATTAATAAAAAAATATCAGATTATTATAATGCAGAGATGATGGAAATCAAGTTAAGTGCTACGGAGTATTTAGAAGATATGAAGCAATATGATATACCTGTTTCCAAATCTGTACTAAATATGGACTATAAACTGATCGAAGCTGGAGATTTAGTTTCTATTGTTATTACAATTAGAACCTATATTGGTGGTGCTACTGATATGTCTAGAGTGATGTCTGTGAATATAATCAATGAACCAGTAGGTAAGCAAGTGGGTATTTCGGATATATTTGATGTAAATTCATTGAATCATCTTATATTACAGTATATGAGTTACAACAAAAAGAACTATTCAACATTTTCAACAGGAGAACTTACTCTTCAATCTGTAAGAGAAGATCAAGCATTTTATATTGAGAATAATACACTGTATATTTTATTTAATAAATATGAGATTGCTCCCGGTGCAGGAGAGATACAAACAATAGCCATTCCTTTATAG
- the cas8c gene encoding type I-C CRISPR-associated protein Cas8c/Csd1: MSWLLNLYETYQLNEDQVGNIRKRQNGQEYTLLPISHTTQNAHIEVQITETGGFHSAEIIDKQDASTLIPCTEDAANRAGSKIAPYPLHDKLSYVAGDFVAYGGKIKKEEPFTYYIKQLKEWTESSYATDEVKSIYIYLSKRRLIKDLVGDRKLFLDAHGQLIGTWDKKKYDILYGDKPLIFSTVTGGQESAFIRFNVRSHQETKKAVWKDKAIYESFIQYYRYLLGEQDICYVTGENLPSTDKHSNKIRNAADKAKLISANDSSGFTFRGRFDKGNEAANISYEVSQKAHNALKWLINRQGKTIDNRVFLVWGNESTEIVDPIQDAFDVLSKTQTNQQQERSSFTNEEYANEVAKALDGYKSNLSSKANVNILVLDSATTGRLAVLYYRNMNIEDYIDGLKKWHATCAWSHRYRKNDKGKQTQFFGSPATKDIAFAAYGPKANEKVVKGLMERMLPCIIDGRKIPLDIVRSAIQRASYPVSMEEWEWEKTLSITCSLINKQEGYKVALDIEINDRSYLFGRLLAVADVLERRALDKEDTRSSNATRYMNSFSRYPERTWKTIYASLLPYQARLGKRANDLSDVMDEVLSKFKFDEFNNEPLSGKYLLGFGSQRHELFKKKKKDTNINENKQ, encoded by the coding sequence ATGAGTTGGTTATTAAACCTATATGAAACCTATCAATTAAATGAAGACCAAGTAGGAAACATAAGAAAGAGACAGAATGGTCAGGAATATACGCTGCTTCCTATTTCTCACACCACACAGAATGCGCATATCGAGGTTCAAATCACAGAAACAGGTGGATTTCATTCAGCAGAAATCATTGACAAACAGGATGCGAGCACTTTAATTCCGTGTACGGAAGATGCAGCAAACAGAGCAGGTTCGAAAATTGCTCCTTATCCTCTACATGATAAGTTAAGTTATGTAGCGGGGGATTTTGTAGCATATGGAGGTAAAATAAAAAAAGAAGAACCTTTTACATATTATATAAAACAATTAAAAGAGTGGACAGAATCATCTTATGCCACAGATGAAGTGAAAAGTATTTATATATATTTAAGCAAGAGAAGATTAATTAAGGATTTAGTAGGGGATCGAAAATTGTTTTTAGATGCTCATGGACAGTTGATTGGAACTTGGGATAAGAAAAAATATGATATTTTGTATGGTGATAAGCCACTTATCTTTTCAACTGTAACAGGTGGACAAGAAAGTGCATTTATTCGATTTAATGTTCGTTCACATCAGGAAACTAAAAAGGCTGTATGGAAGGATAAAGCTATATATGAATCTTTCATTCAATACTATCGCTACTTGTTAGGTGAACAAGATATTTGCTATGTGACAGGTGAAAATTTACCTAGTACAGATAAGCACTCAAACAAAATACGAAATGCTGCTGATAAAGCAAAGCTAATATCAGCAAATGACAGTAGTGGATTTACGTTTAGAGGTCGGTTTGATAAAGGAAATGAAGCCGCAAATATTAGTTATGAAGTTTCTCAAAAAGCACATAATGCCCTGAAATGGTTGATTAATCGTCAAGGGAAAACCATTGATAATCGTGTGTTTTTAGTGTGGGGCAACGAAAGTACTGAGATTGTTGATCCTATACAAGATGCGTTTGATGTATTATCTAAAACGCAGACAAATCAACAACAAGAAAGATCATCATTTACGAACGAGGAATATGCGAATGAAGTAGCAAAAGCCTTGGATGGATATAAAAGCAATCTATCATCCAAGGCTAATGTGAATATATTAGTTCTTGATTCTGCTACAACAGGTCGTTTAGCAGTACTGTACTATCGAAACATGAATATTGAAGATTATATAGATGGACTCAAAAAATGGCATGCAACCTGTGCTTGGAGCCATCGATATCGAAAAAATGACAAGGGTAAACAAACTCAATTTTTTGGTTCTCCAGCAACGAAAGATATAGCTTTTGCAGCCTATGGACCAAAAGCGAATGAAAAAGTTGTAAAAGGACTAATGGAGCGTATGCTTCCTTGCATTATTGATGGTCGAAAAATCCCTTTGGATATTGTCAGAAGTGCCATTCAACGTGCTTCATATCCAGTTTCGATGGAAGAATGGGAATGGGAAAAAACACTAAGCATTACATGCTCTTTAATAAATAAACAGGAGGGTTATAAGGTGGCATTAGATATTGAAATTAATGATCGCAGTTATTTATTCGGCCGCTTATTAGCGGTTGCAGATGTTTTGGAAAGACGGGCTCTGGACAAAGAAGACACACGTTCTAGTAACGCTACTCGTTATATGAATTCTTTTTCAAGGTATCCAGAAAGAACTTGGAAAACTATTTATGCAAGCTTGTTACCATATCAGGCTAGGTTGGGAAAAAGAGCGAATGACTTATCTGATGTGATGGATGAAGTCCTTTCTAAATTTAAATTTGATGAATTCAATAATGAACCATTATCAGGTAAATATTTATTAGGTTTCGGTAGTCAACGACATGAATTGTTTAAAAAAAAGAAAAAAGATACTAATATTAATGAAAATAAACAATAA
- a CDS encoding TIGR02206 family membrane protein, with protein sequence MLSFIQSDGESQFVLFSLEHLFSLFVVIVIILGIYWYRSDLQRPIPNTISRGLLIIVLIVSDISLHAWLWWVDEWGFRNALPLHLSSISLLLAALLLWFKSYRLFEFTYFVGVGSALQAMITPDISLYTFPHFRYIQFFIAHGGIVVANLFMVFVEGFRPTWKSLWRAFFYLNLYTLFIFIFNIMIGSNYMYVSKKPINPSIIDYLGPWPWYIIPLEIIALVTFFILYLPFWFTEKKKHMQKS encoded by the coding sequence GTGCTTTCTTTTATTCAGTCCGATGGTGAAAGCCAATTTGTCCTTTTTTCTCTTGAACACCTTTTTTCTTTATTCGTTGTTATTGTAATTATTTTGGGTATTTATTGGTACAGAAGCGATTTGCAGCGACCAATCCCTAACACAATATCTAGAGGTTTATTAATTATAGTTCTAATTGTCTCAGATATAAGTCTTCATGCTTGGCTTTGGTGGGTTGACGAATGGGGATTTCGAAATGCACTTCCACTTCATTTAAGTAGTATCTCTCTTTTACTAGCAGCTTTGTTACTTTGGTTCAAAAGTTATCGTCTTTTTGAGTTCACTTATTTTGTTGGAGTAGGCAGTGCACTTCAAGCCATGATTACTCCAGATATTAGTTTATATACCTTCCCACATTTTCGATATATTCAGTTCTTTATTGCTCATGGCGGAATTGTAGTTGCTAATTTATTTATGGTATTTGTAGAAGGTTTTCGACCTACCTGGAAATCTTTATGGAGAGCCTTTTTCTATCTAAATCTCTATACTTTATTCATATTTATTTTTAATATTATGATTGGTAGCAATTATATGTACGTCTCAAAAAAACCGATCAATCCTTCAATAATTGATTATTTAGGTCCATGGCCTTGGTATATCATACCACTAGAGATTATAGCTCTTGTTACGTTTTTTATATTGTATTTGCCTTTCTGGTTTACGGAGAAAAAGAAGCATATGCAAAAAAGTTAA
- a CDS encoding permease prefix domain 1-containing protein, whose translation METIMNYLDNMFATLPKTEQIKSIKEDLLSNMEDKYNELKSSGKSENEAIGIVISEFGNIDELMKEFDIELERDELPILTEDEVNNYLKVNKKWSIFFGTGVLLCLLGVAQLILIPQLIADGFITGLSEDIDDMLLIPLFLLLAIATAMFTYAGMGMSFGKYRSVEKRFKLPAHLRKSIENKNDSFHPTYTLSVIVGVVLSILSPIAIFIESAINENASSYGVVFLLIIVSIATYIFIYFGWIKMSYDALLNIGKNSKPNKENI comes from the coding sequence ATGGAAACAATTATGAATTATTTAGATAATATGTTTGCAACTTTACCAAAAACAGAACAAATCAAAAGCATAAAAGAAGATTTATTATCCAATATGGAAGACAAATACAATGAGCTGAAAAGTAGTGGTAAGTCAGAAAATGAAGCAATAGGTATTGTAATTTCAGAATTCGGAAATATTGATGAATTAATGAAAGAGTTTGACATTGAGCTTGAAAGAGACGAACTTCCAATCCTTACAGAAGATGAAGTGAATAATTATTTGAAAGTAAACAAAAAATGGAGTATATTCTTTGGAACTGGCGTGTTATTATGTTTGCTAGGAGTAGCTCAATTAATTTTAATACCGCAATTAATAGCCGATGGCTTCATAACTGGTTTATCAGAAGATATTGATGATATGCTTCTCATTCCTTTATTTTTACTACTCGCAATAGCCACTGCTATGTTCACCTATGCTGGAATGGGAATGTCATTTGGTAAATATAGGTCAGTAGAAAAACGTTTTAAACTACCGGCACATTTAAGAAAGTCTATTGAAAACAAAAATGATTCATTCCATCCAACCTATACACTTTCTGTTATTGTTGGAGTAGTGCTGAGTATCTTATCACCAATAGCTATTTTTATTGAATCAGCAATAAATGAAAATGCATCAAGTTATGGAGTAGTTTTTCTTTTGATTATCGTTTCGATCGCTACTTATATCTTCATATATTTTGGATGGATAAAAATGAGTTATGATGCACTATTAAATATTGGAAAGAATTCAAAGCCCAACAAAGAGAACATATAA
- the cas4 gene encoding CRISPR-associated protein Cas4, which translates to MGFSEEDSFLMLSGIQHFQFCKRQWALIHIEQQWEENVRTIEGQHLHQKADQPFTKEKRGDKLIVRAMPVKSSELKITGICDVVEFIKDKNGIEIDGVEGKFVAYPIEYKRGKPKKNDSDILQLTAQAMCLEEMLICEIDIGYMFYNEIKHRMEVPITIEHKNKVRSIFAEMYDYFNRKRTPKVKTGSFCKNCSLQNICLPKLMNKQSVKRYIEGKINE; encoded by the coding sequence ATGGGCTTTAGTGAAGAAGACAGCTTTTTGATGTTATCTGGTATTCAACATTTTCAGTTTTGTAAACGACAATGGGCGCTGATCCATATTGAACAACAGTGGGAAGAAAATGTTAGAACGATTGAAGGACAGCATCTTCATCAAAAGGCAGATCAACCATTTACTAAGGAAAAACGTGGTGATAAACTTATAGTTCGTGCGATGCCAGTAAAATCTAGCGAATTAAAGATAACAGGGATTTGTGACGTAGTAGAATTTATCAAAGATAAAAATGGTATAGAAATAGATGGTGTTGAGGGAAAATTTGTTGCATATCCAATAGAATATAAACGTGGAAAACCTAAAAAGAATGATTCGGATATCTTGCAATTAACTGCCCAAGCGATGTGTCTAGAGGAAATGCTGATTTGTGAGATTGACATTGGATATATGTTTTATAATGAGATAAAACATAGAATGGAAGTACCGATTACTATAGAGCATAAAAATAAAGTTAGATCCATCTTTGCAGAAATGTATGATTATTTCAATCGAAAACGTACACCTAAAGTAAAGACAGGATCATTCTGCAAAAACTGTTCCCTTCAAAACATTTGTTTACCTAAATTAATGAATAAGCAATCTGTAAAAAGATACATCGAAGGGAAGATTAATGAATGA
- the cas1c gene encoding type I-C CRISPR-associated endonuclease Cas1c, with amino-acid sequence MKKLLNTLFITRPDVYLSLDGDNIVLLKEKERLGRLPLHNLESVVSFGYTGASPALMGYCAERNISIVFLTKSGRFLARVIGQSKGNVVLRKKQYRLSDTKDMSAKVARNFIVGKIYNNKWIIERMTRDYPLRVDVAKFKEISSHLSSIILDVRNCEDLERLRGLEGQASVSYNKLFNQMILQQKEDFFFHFRSRRPPLDNVNAMLSFAYTLLAIDMASALEGVGLDSYVGFLHRERPGRVSLALDVMEELRGVYADKFVLSLINKKVINNEDFIKKENGAVIMTDEARKKFLTAWQNKKQDKITHPYLGEKIPWGLVPHAQALLLARYLRNDLDEYPPFLWK; translated from the coding sequence ATGAAAAAACTATTGAATACCTTGTTTATTACTCGACCAGATGTTTACTTATCATTAGATGGAGATAATATTGTTCTATTAAAAGAAAAGGAACGGTTAGGCAGGTTACCACTACATAACTTAGAATCAGTTGTATCTTTTGGTTACACAGGTGCAAGTCCAGCACTTATGGGTTATTGTGCAGAGAGAAATATTTCGATTGTATTTTTAACTAAGAGTGGTAGATTTCTTGCACGAGTTATTGGACAAAGTAAGGGGAATGTAGTTCTAAGAAAAAAACAATATCGATTATCAGATACAAAAGATATGTCAGCAAAAGTAGCTCGGAATTTTATTGTCGGAAAAATATACAATAATAAGTGGATCATTGAAAGAATGACTAGGGATTATCCACTGCGGGTAGATGTCGCTAAATTTAAAGAAATTTCTAGTCATTTATCATCTATCATTCTTGATGTAAGAAACTGTGAGGATTTAGAAAGATTACGAGGTTTAGAAGGGCAAGCATCGGTCAGTTATAATAAGCTCTTTAACCAAATGATATTACAGCAAAAAGAGGACTTTTTCTTTCACTTTCGGTCACGAAGACCTCCATTAGATAATGTGAATGCGATGTTATCATTTGCATATACGTTATTGGCAATCGATATGGCATCAGCTTTAGAAGGTGTTGGATTGGATTCATATGTTGGATTTTTGCATAGAGAACGACCAGGTAGAGTGTCCTTAGCTTTAGATGTGATGGAAGAGTTGCGAGGAGTTTATGCAGATAAATTTGTCTTGTCACTAATTAATAAAAAAGTCATAAATAACGAGGACTTTATTAAAAAAGAAAATGGAGCTGTTATCATGACTGATGAGGCTAGGAAAAAGTTTTTAACAGCTTGGCAAAATAAAAAGCAAGATAAAATAACACATCCTTATCTTGGTGAAAAGATACCTTGGGGACTAGTACCACATGCACAGGCTTTATTATTAGCTCGATATTTACGAAATGATCTAGATGAGTATCCACCTTTTTTATGGAAGTAG
- a CDS encoding PadR family transcriptional regulator: protein MISSDVIRGYNDTIILFMLLDNDSYGYEISKNIKEFSDEKYIIKETTLYSAFNRLMKNGYIESFFKEETHGKRRTYYRITQSGINYYMEKCKEWELTKEVINRFIKEDF, encoded by the coding sequence TTGATTAGCAGTGATGTTATTAGAGGATATAACGATACGATTATTCTATTTATGTTACTTGACAACGATTCTTACGGGTATGAAATATCAAAGAACATCAAAGAATTTTCAGATGAAAAGTACATTATAAAGGAAACAACCTTATATTCTGCTTTCAATCGTCTGATGAAAAACGGCTACATTGAATCTTTTTTTAAGGAAGAAACGCATGGTAAGAGGCGCACGTATTACAGGATTACCCAATCAGGGATAAACTACTATATGGAAAAGTGTAAAGAATGGGAATTAACGAAGGAAGTTATTAATCGATTTATTAAGGAGGATTTTTAA
- a CDS encoding YwbE family protein, with product MSGTKRENIKQGTKVKVVQKQDQRSGKLTEGVVSKILTNSSTHPHGIKVMLTSGIVGRVKEILD from the coding sequence ATGTCTGGAACGAAACGGGAAAACATTAAACAAGGTACAAAAGTTAAAGTAGTACAAAAACAAGACCAGCGTTCAGGTAAATTAACAGAAGGTGTAGTTTCGAAAATACTTACAAATTCATCAACTCATCCTCATGGTATTAAGGTTATGCTCACAAGTGGTATTGTGGGGAGAGTTAAGGAGATAT
- the cas5c gene encoding type I-C CRISPR-associated protein Cas5c, whose amino-acid sequence MRNSIEFEVYGDYALFTDPLTKMGGEKLSYQIPTYQALKGIVESIYWKPTLLIVIDSVRIMKPIRMESKGIRPIDYGGGNTLANYTYLKDVKYQVKAHFIFNPHRTELAYDRNEHKHHNIMKRALKAGGRRDIFLGTRECQAYVEPCAFGKGEGFYDTYDGDIHFGTMVHGINYPDETGRNEMEVRLWNPVMKDGVIKFIRPDQCIQVRKIKNMEPKSFNPENLQSADELLEHLE is encoded by the coding sequence ATGAGGAATAGTATAGAATTTGAGGTTTATGGTGACTATGCTCTATTTACGGATCCCTTGACTAAAATGGGAGGGGAGAAACTCTCCTATCAAATACCGACCTACCAAGCCTTAAAAGGAATTGTCGAATCCATTTACTGGAAACCAACCTTGTTAATAGTAATAGATTCAGTACGTATTATGAAACCCATTCGAATGGAATCAAAAGGAATTCGTCCTATTGATTATGGTGGAGGAAATACATTAGCGAACTACACCTATTTAAAAGATGTAAAATACCAGGTGAAAGCACACTTTATTTTCAATCCACATCGAACAGAATTGGCATATGATCGAAACGAACACAAGCATCATAACATTATGAAACGGGCGCTAAAAGCAGGAGGACGAAGAGATATATTTTTAGGAACGAGAGAGTGTCAAGCTTATGTAGAACCTTGTGCATTTGGCAAAGGGGAAGGATTTTATGACACATATGACGGAGATATTCATTTTGGCACTATGGTTCATGGGATTAACTACCCTGATGAAACAGGGAGAAACGAAATGGAAGTGCGATTATGGAACCCCGTAATGAAAGACGGTGTCATTAAGTTTATTAGACCTGACCAGTGCATACAAGTTCGAAAAATCAAGAATATGGAACCTAAATCCTTCAACCCTGAAAATCTACAATCTGCAGATGAACTTTTAGAACATTTAGAATAG